GCATTTGCACCAATCCACCAGAATTTAGGATCCCTGTATTCCAATCCGATCGAGTAGGCCTGTTGTGGCATTCCCGGAAGTTTGTAATCTTTTAAAGTAGATTTTCCAAAATCGGTGATTGCAGTTTTAGTGTTTACGACATTAACATCTTCTGCCAGGGCAGCAATAGCATCATTGTTCACTGTTACATTCGGGTTATTGGCATAGGTATACTGACCATAAGAAGAGACTGGTCGAAATTTTGTGTAAACAGTTCTTAGTGTTTAATATTACACCTTTCTCCAAATATGACCAAGAACTGATTCATGATTAATCCCCAGCTTGGTATTGCATTTATCCAGCTTTTTTCACAATTTTGTATTGCTAAATAGACTGATTTCTTGACGCTTTTTTCATCTGGGAACTGCACTTTTGTTTTGGTATATTTTCTAATTCCCCTGTTTAAGTTTTCTATTGTATTTGTGGTGTACATTATTTTCCTGATTTCAGCAGGATAGGCCAAAAAAGGCATGAGATTTTCCCAATTCTTTTCCCAGGAGCAAACGGCATATTTATATTTTGCTTCCCAGTTTTTTTTAAATTCAGCCAGAGCTAAAACGGCTTCTTCCTGATTTATTGCAGTATATACTTCTTTCATTGCACTGCAAAATGCTTTTCTATCCTTAACTACTACAAACTTAAGGCTATTCCTTATTTGATGAACAATGCAAAGCTGGGATTCTGTATTTGGAAAAACACCTCTGATAGCTTTTGTAAATCCGGTAAGGTTATCTGTACAGGCAATGAGAATATCCTTTACTCCACGAGATTTTATGTCAGAGAGTACAGTCATCCAAAATGAAGCCGACTCTTCTTTATTTAGCCACATTCCTAATACTTCTTTCTTACCATCTGTTTTTAGTCCGATTACAATGTAAATTGCATGGTTTTCATATTTCCCATCTGTTCTTACTTTCATATGCACAGCATCCATCCAAACAATCAGATACTGTGGTTCTAAAGCCCTTTTAGTCCATAAATCAACATCAGCCAGTATTCTATCAGAGATGGTCGAAATCGTGGACTCACTTACTGATATCCCATAAACTTCTTTAACTTGTTCTACAATATCACTACGGGTCATTCCACGACTGTACATTCCTAAAATAGCATCTTCAATCTTTTCACTCATCGATTGGCCTTTTCCGATGACCTGAGGCTCGAATTCACCATTTCTATCCCGGGGAATAGCCAGGACCATATTGCCCAAAGTCTCTGATTTTATATTCTTTGAGAAAGAACCATTACGGCTATTGCCTGTATTGTATCCGTCAATATTATGCTTCTCATATCCCAGATGAGCATCCAATTCTCCCTGGAGTAGCTGTTCAATGCCTTGTTTATACAGGTCTTGAAAAAAAGTATGGAAGTCTTCTTTGTTTTTAAATTGCTTTGCAAAATCTTTGGGTAATTTACCATCTTCGA
The Flavobacterium kingsejongi genome window above contains:
- a CDS encoding IS256 family transposase, translated to MIEDGKLPKDFAKQFKNKEDFHTFFQDLYKQGIEQLLQGELDAHLGYEKHNIDGYNTGNSRNGSFSKNIKSETLGNMVLAIPRDRNGEFEPQVIGKGQSMSEKIEDAILGMYSRGMTRSDIVEQVKEVYGISVSESTISTISDRILADVDLWTKRALEPQYLIVWMDAVHMKVRTDGKYENHAIYIVIGLKTDGKKEVLGMWLNKEESASFWMTVLSDIKSRGVKDILIACTDNLTGFTKAIRGVFPNTESQLCIVHQIRNSLKFVVVKDRKAFCSAMKEVYTAINQEEAVLALAEFKKNWEAKYKYAVCSWEKNWENLMPFLAYPAEIRKIMYTTNTIENLNRGIRKYTKTKVQFPDEKSVKKSVYLAIQNCEKSWINAIPSWGLIMNQFLVIFGERCNIKH